Within Roseisolibacter agri, the genomic segment TCGTGATGAAGACGAACGGGAAGACCTTGCCGGCGAACACCGGGCCCGTGCCGTCCACGAAGCGCGTGACGGCGGGCATGGCGAGCGGCGGGAGGACGATCAGGATGCCGGCGGCGAGGGCGACGACGACGCCGATCTTCACGAAGGCCGACAGGTAGTCTCGCGGCGCGAGCAGCAGCCAGACCGGGAGCACGGACGCCGCGAAGCCGTAGGCCATCACGAGCCAGGCGAGCGTCGTGCGCTGGAGCGTGAACGTGTGCGCCAGCGCGGGCTGCGCGGCGACCCACTGGCCGGCGTAGAGCGCGCCGACCAGCAGCACGAGCCCCATCGCCGTCGCCTCCAGCACGCGACCGGGCCGGAGCCAGCGCAGGTAGCCGCCCATCAGCAGCGCGATCGGGATCGTGAGGCCGACGGTGACGGTGCCCCACGGGCTCTGGCCGAGCGCGTTGACGACGACGAGCGCGATGACGGAGATCAGCACGACCATGATGCCGAGCACCGCGACGAGCGCGGTGAAGCCGGCGACGGGTCCGATCTCCTCGCGCGCCATCTGGCCGAGCGACTTGCCGTCGCGGCGGATGCTGGAGGCGAGGATGACGAAGTCCTGCACCGCGCCGCCGATCGCGACGCCGACGATGAGCCAGAGCGCGCCGGGGAGGTAGCCGAACTGCGCGGCCAGCGTGGGGCCGACGAGCGGCCCGGGGCCGGCGATGGCGGCGAAGTGGTGGCCGAAGACGACCCAACGGTTCGTCGGCACGTAGTCGCGGCCGTCGTTCAGCCGCACCGCGGGCGTGGGGCGGGCGCGGTCGAGGGCGAACACGCGCGACGCGATGAGCCGCGCGTAGAAGCGGTAGGCGACGAGGTACGTGCAGACCGCGGCGACCACGAGCCAGGCGGCGTTGACCGATTCGCCGCGGCGCAGCCCGAGGACCGCGAACGCGAACGCGCCCGTGACGGCGACGGCGAGCCAGACGAGGGCGCGGAGCAGCGTGGGCATGCGGGGCATGCAGGCGTGGCAGGAGGGAGGAGGGCGGGGCGGCGCGCGTGCAGGCGCGCTTTATGGATGCGGGGACGCTCATCGTCAACCCCGGCGCCGCGGCGTGGGCGTGGTCTGGAACGCGTCGGTCGCCTCCGATTAGCTTCCGGCGCGCGGGACGCCCGGCGGCGCGGCACGACGCGCGCCGACGGCGACCCCGGCCTCGCCGACATCCGATCCGTCTGCGCCGCGTCGCGGCGCCTCACCGTCCGCTCGACATGCCCACGCCAGTCACCCTGATTCCCGGCGACGGGATCGGTCCCAGCATCGCCGACGCCACCGTCCGCGTCCTCGAGGCCGCGGGCGCGGACATCGAGTGGGACGTCCAGGTCGCCGGCCAGGCCGGCGTCGCGCAGCACGGCGATCCGATCCCCGAGCCGACGCTCGCCTCGATCCGCCGTACGAAGCTGGCGCTCAAGGGGCCGCTCGAGACGCCGGTGGGGAAGGGCTTCCGCTCGGTGAACGTCGCGCTGCGCAAGGAGTTCGACCTGTACGCGAACGTGCGCCCCGCGCAGTCGCTCGTGCACTCCAAGCGGCACTACGACGACATCGACCTCGTGCTGGTGCGCGAGAACACCGAGGGGCTGTACGTCGGCATCGAGCACTACGTGCCGAGCGGCGGCGATCCGCAGGCGGCCGCGGAGAGCGTGGCGCTCATCACGCGCAGCGGCTCGGAGCGGATCCTGCGCTACGCGTTCGAGTACGCGGTGCGCCACGGCCGCAAGAAGGTGACGATCGTCCACAAGGCGAACATCCTCAAGTTCTCGCAGGGGCTGTTCCTGGACGTGGGCCGCCAGATCGCGAAGGAGTACGAGGGGCGCGTCGCGATGGACGAGCGCATCATCGACGCGATGGCGATGAACCTCGTGATGGACCCGAACCGCTTCGACGTCATCGTGACGACGAACATGTTCGGCGACATCCTCTCGGACCTGATCTCGGGCCTGGTGGGCGGCCTCGGGCTGGCGCCGGGCGCGAACATCGGCACGAACGCCGCGATCTTCGAGGCGGTGCACGGGACGGCGCCGGACATCGCGGGCAAGGACATCGCGAACCCGGGCGCGCTGATCCTCGCGGCGTGCATGATGCTCGAGCACATGCAGCAGCCGGACATCGCGAAGCGCGTGCGCGACGCCTTCGTGGCGCAGATCCAGGACGGCGAGGTGCGCACGCGCGACCTGGGCGGCACGGCCGGGACGACGGAGTTCACGGACGCGCTGGTGGCGAGGATCCGCGGCTGACGCGGCGCGTGACGCGATGCTGACCGTCCTCCACGTCTCCGA encodes:
- a CDS encoding isocitrate/isopropylmalate dehydrogenase family protein translates to MPTPVTLIPGDGIGPSIADATVRVLEAAGADIEWDVQVAGQAGVAQHGDPIPEPTLASIRRTKLALKGPLETPVGKGFRSVNVALRKEFDLYANVRPAQSLVHSKRHYDDIDLVLVRENTEGLYVGIEHYVPSGGDPQAAAESVALITRSGSERILRYAFEYAVRHGRKKVTIVHKANILKFSQGLFLDVGRQIAKEYEGRVAMDERIIDAMAMNLVMDPNRFDVIVTTNMFGDILSDLISGLVGGLGLAPGANIGTNAAIFEAVHGTAPDIAGKDIANPGALILAACMMLEHMQQPDIAKRVRDAFVAQIQDGEVRTRDLGGTAGTTEFTDALVARIRG